A region from the Dendropsophus ebraccatus isolate aDenEbr1 chromosome 1, aDenEbr1.pat, whole genome shotgun sequence genome encodes:
- the LOC138781920 gene encoding uncharacterized protein yields MDQQEHKGLRWQVTISILFSWLCHSVSGQIHYSIVEEMRKDSVIANIADDLGLDIKQLSSRKLRIVSRASERYFYVSLETGNLYIKDRIDRETLCGTEASCYLTFDAVIEAPFNIFKVKVEIQDINDNSPYFFHDKFILEIIEFTLPGARFVLQNAEDPDIGSNSVQTYKLSDNPFFSLGESINPDESKSPELVLEKPLDREMQSIHELFLTAIDGGNPLRSGTSKIKVIVTDGNDNAPIFSDQLYKVSLKETIPVNSTVLIVNATDIDEGVNAQITYSFSKKSGNIHHTGFFSIHPIKGEIKTERFLDFEETKTYELSVQAKDGGGLVGHAKILVEVKDENDNAPDISITSLSTPIPEDSEPGTMIALIEVHDQDSGENGDIDCHIIEDVPFNLLLSSDKYYRIVSGTTLDREKLSMYNITIIATDRGSTPLSSKRIITLEISDINDNPPMFDKSTYVVYVPENNLPGASIFSIHASDPDTGDNAKIIYSISSTITENLSMSSYLSINIETGVFYAQRSFDYEQNKEFTIEITATDNGSPSLSSNATLIIHIVDQNDNAPKILYPSSDIGGSAVFEMVPFASEPGSLITKVVAVDADSGHNSWLSYHFLQVSDPNHFVISEHTGEIRTLHSFQEKDMSNYKIFVMVKDNGNPSLSATTTLSLIIADDFQQVVPKLKNQPKEEETQNNLQLYLVVALALISLLFIITVMVVIISKCKQPKPSAAFSSLTTNLYPPIDPRTFSMYSDASLPFPYSYNVCVALDSAEGDFTYMNPNGNVPVENLMDADNAEQGSECITEASPIPDQDEVSGQIHYSIVEEMRKDSVIANIADDLGLDIKQLSSRKLRIVSRASKKYFYVNKDNGNLYVKDRIDRETLCGRSASCYLSFDAVIENPFNNFKFKVEIQDVNDNSPQFSHDKTILDVIELTVIGTKFALRSAEDPDIGSNSVQTYRLSENQYFTLIENIRTDGSKFPELVLEKPLDRETQDIHALILTSMDGGNPVRSGTTLLKIFVTDANDNAPIFTQDMYKVSLKENIPVNSTVIILNATDSDEGVNAQITYTLNIPHPGIFRIKPNTGEIKIIGNMDFELTQNYELSVEAKDGGGLVTHCKVLIEVIDENDNAPDISITSLSTPIPEDSAPGTMIALIEVHDQDSGDNADVDCYILEDVPFSLLSSDTYYRLVLKTAIDREKTPSYNITIIAADKGSLPLSSTQGLRLDISDINDNPPLFSKSSYMAYVPENNLPGASIFSIQASDPDTGDNAKIIYSISSTITENLSMSSYLSINIETGVFYAQRSFDYEQNKEFIIEITATDNGFPCLSSNATLIIHIVDQNDNAPKILYPSPDIGGSAVFEMVPFASEPGSLITKVVAVDADSGHNSWLSYHFLQVSDPNHFVISEHTGEIRTLRGFQEKDILNCKMVVMVKDNGNPFLSATTSLSLIIADDFQQVVPKLNNQPKEEETQNNLQLYLVVALGLISLLFIITVMVVIISKCKQPKPSAAFSSLTTNLYPPIDPRTFSMYSDGSLPFPYSYNVCVALDSAEGDFTYMNPNGNVPVENLMDADNAEQGSESIKEASSQPDQNKSVVSDVTYWTKHPYKSMSDI; encoded by the exons ATGGATCAACAAGAACACAAAGGACTCAGATGGCAAGTAACCATTTCTATCTTATTTTCCTGGCTGTGTCATTCAGTCTCTGGTCAGATTCATTATTCCATTGTAGAAGAAATGAGGAAAGACTCTGTTATAGCAAATATTGCAGATGACCTTGGATTAGATATTAAGCAGCTTTCCTCTAGAAAACTGAGGATTGTATCCAGAGCTTCAGAGAGATATTTCTATGTCAGTCTAGAAACTGGAAATCTATATATAAAGGACAGGATAGACAGAGAGACATTGTGTGGGACAGAAGCTTCCTGTTACTTAACATTTGATGCTGTAATTGAGGCACCTTTTAATATTTTCAAGGTGAAAGTGGAAATTCAGGATATAAATGACAACTCTCCATATTTTTTTCATGACAAATTTATTTTAGAGATTATCGAATTTACATTGCCAGGAGCAAGGTTTGTGTTACAGAATGCAGAAGATCCAGATATTGGCAGTAATTCAGTGCAGACTTACAAGCTCAGTGACAACCCATTTTTCAGCCTTGGTGAAAGTATTAATCCAGATGAAAGTAAATCACCTGAACTGGTTCTAGAGAAACCTTTAGATCGAGAGATGCAAAGTATTCATGAATTATTTCTTACAGCTATAGATGGAGGAAATCCTCTAAGATCTGGAACTTCTAAGATTAAAGTCATTGTTACTGATGGCAATGATAATGCTCCAATATTTAGCGATCAATTATATAAAGTCTCTCTTAAAGAAACCATTCCAGTTAACTCCACAGTCCTTATAGTAAATGCGACTGACATAGATGAAGGAGTCAATGCACAGATCACTTATTCATTCAGTAAAAAATCAGGAAATATCCATCATACAGGATTTTTTAGTATTCACCCAATAAAGGGTGAAATAAAAACTGAAAGATTTTTGGATTTTGAGGAAACCAAAACTTATGAACTCTCTGTACAAGCAAAGGATGGAGGAGGTCTTGTTGGCCATGCCAAAATATTGGTAGAAGTGAAGGATGAAAATGACAATGCCCCAGATATATCAATTACCTCTCTATCTACCCCTATTCCAGAGGATTCTGAACCTGGAACAATGATAGCGCTAATTGAAGTCCATGATCAGGATTCAGGAGAAAATGGAGACATTGACTGTCACATTATAGAAGATGTCCCATTTAATTTATTGCTGTCATCTGATAAATACTACAGAATTGTGTCAGGAACTACATTAGATAGAGAAAAGCTTTCAATGTATAACATTACCATCATAGCTACTGATAGGGGATCTACTCCACTGTCTAGTAAAAGAATTATTACATTGGAAATATCAGATATCAATGATAACCCACCAATGTTTGACAAATCTACTTATGTAGTGTATGTGCCAGAGAACAATTTACCAGGAGCATCAATATTCAGTATACACGCCTCAGATCCTGATACTGGAGACAATGCTAAAATAATTTACTCAATTTCCAGCACCATTACAGAAAATCTATCAATGTCATCTTATCTCTCCATCAATATAGAGACTGGGGTTTTCTATGCACAACGATCATTTGACTATGAACAAAACAAGGAGTTTACAATAGAAATTACAGCTACAGACAATGGATCCCCATCTCTGAGCAGTAACGCTACACTTATTATCCATATAGTGGATCAGAATGATAATGCACCAAAGATCTTGTACCCATCTTCAGATATCGGTGGGTCGGCTGTGTTTGAGATGGTGCCTTTTGCCTCTGAGCCCGGTTCCTTAATCACTAAGGTGGTGGCGGTGGATGCAGATTCTGGACACAATTCTTGGCTTTCTTACCACTTTTTACAAGTTTCAGACCCAAATCATTTTGTCATAAGTGAGCACACAGGTGAGATCAGAACATTGCACAGTTTTCAGGAAAAAGACATGTCGAATTATAAGATTTTTGTGATGGTGAAGGACAATGGGAACCCTTCTCTCTCAGCTACAACCACCTTAAGTCTAATTATTGCAGATGACTTTCAACAGGTTGTTCCTAAACTCAAGAACCAAccaaaagaagaagaaactcaGAACAACTTACAGTTATACTTAGTGGTCGCTCTGGCACTTATTTCCTTGCTTTTTATAATAACTGTGATGGTGGTCATTATATCAAAGTGTAAGCAGCCCAAACCCTCAGCAGCCTTCTCTTCTCTCACCACAAATCTGTATCCACCAATTGATCCCAGGACATTCTCCATGTATAGTGATGCATCATTACCTTTTCCGTATTCATACAATGTCTGTGTGGCGTTAGATTCTGCTGAGGGCGACTTTACTTACATGAATCCCAATGGAAATGTTCCTGTGGAAAACCTGATGGATGCTGATAATGCAGAACAAGGATCTGAATGTATTACAGAAGCTTCTCCAATCCCCGACCAG gatgaag TCTCTGGTCAGATTCATTATTCCATTGTAGAAGAAATGAGGAAAGACTCTGTTATAGCAAATATTGCAGATGACCTTGGATTAGATATTAAGCAGCTCTCATCTAGAAAACTGAGGATTGTATCCAGAGCATCAAAAAAATATTTCTATGTGAACAAGGATAATGGAAATTTGTATGTTAAGGACAGAATAGACAGGGAGACATTGTGTGGAAGATCAGCCTCCTGTTATCTGAGCTTTGATGCTGTGATTGAGAATCCTTTTAAtaattttaaatttaaagttgAAATTCAAGATGTAAATGATAATTCCCCACAATTTTCTCATGATAAAACTATTTTAGATGTAATTGAACTCACAGTGATAGGAACTAAATTTGCCTTGAGAAGTGCAGAAGATCCAGATATTGGTAGTAATTCAGTGCagacatacaggctcagtgagaATCAGTATTTTACACTTATTGAGAACATCAGAACAGATGGGAGTAAATTTCCTGAACTTGTTTTAGAGAAACCTTTAGATCGAGAGACCCAAGACATTCATGCATTAATACTAACATCAATGGATGGAGGAAATCCTGTTAGGTCTGGTACAACATTACTAAAGATATTTGTAACAGATGCCAATGACAATGCACCTATATTTACTCAAGATATGTATAAAGTCTCCTTAAAGGAAAACATTCCAGTCAATTCTACGGTGATCATATTAAATGCTACAGACAGTGATGAAGGAGTCAATGCACAGATCACATATACCTTAAACATCCCTCATCCGGGAATATTTAGAATTAAACCAAATACTGGTGAAATAAAGATAATTGGTAATATGGATTTTGAACTGACACAGAATTATGAACTGTCTGTTGAGGCGAAGGATGGTGGAGGCCTTGTCACTCATTGTAAAGTATTAATAGAAGTCATAGATGAGAATGACAATGCTCCTGATATATCTATCACTTCATTATCTACTCCTATTCCTGAGGATTCTGCACCTGGGACAATGATCGCTCTGATTGAAGTTCATGATCAAGATTCTGGAGATAATGCAGATGTAGACTGTTACATTCTAGAAGATGTTCCCTTTAGTTTATTATCTTCAGACACTTACTATAGACTTGTTTTAAAAACAGCTATAGATAGAGAGAAAACGCCTTCTTATAATATCACCATTATTGCTGCAGATAAAGGATCACTCCCTCTTTCCAGTACACAGGGTCTTAGATTAGACATTTCAGATATCAATGACAATCCACCATTGTTTTCCAAGTCTTCTTATATGGCTTATGTGCCAGAGAACAATTTACCAGGAGCTTCAAtattcagtatacaagcctcagaTCCTGATACTGGAGACAATGCTAAAATAATTTACTCAATTTCCAGCACCATTACAGAAAATCTGTCAATGTCATCTTATCTCTCCATCAATATAGAGACTGGAGTTTTCTATGCACAACGATCATTTGACTATGAACAGAACAAGGAGTTTATAATAGAAATTACAGCTACAGACAATGGATTCCCGTGTCTGAGCAGTAACGCTACACTTATTATTCATATAGTGGATCAGAATGATAATGCCCCAAAGATCTTGTACCCATCACCAGATATCGGTGGGTCGGCTGTGTTTGAGATGGTGCCTTTCGCCTCTGAGCCCGGTTCCTTAATCACTAAGGTGGTGGCGGTGGATGCAGATTCTGGACACAATTCTTGGCTTTCTTACCACTTTTTACAAGTGTCAGACCCAAATCATTTTGTGATAAGTGAGCACACAGGTGAGATCAGAACATTGCGGGGCTTTCAGGAAAAGGATATATTGAATTGcaagatggtggtgatggtgaaggACAATGGAAATCCTTTTCTATCAGCTACAACATCCTTAAGTCTGATTATTGCAGATGACTTCCAACAGGTTGTTCCTAAACTCAACAACCAAccaaaagaagaagaaactcaAAATAACTTACAGTTATACTTAGTTGTTGCTCTGGGACTTATCTCCTTGCTTTTTATAATAACTGTGATGGTGGTCATTATATCAAAGTGTAAGCAGCCCAAACCCTCAGCAGCCTTCTCTTCTCTCACCACAAATCTGTATCCTCCAATTGATCCCAGGACATTCTCCATGTATAGTGATGGATCATTACCTTTCCCTTATTCTTACAATGTCTGTGTAGCGTTAGATTCTGCTGAGGGCGACTTTACTTACATGAATCCCAATGGAAATGTTCCTGTGGAAAACCTAATGGATGCTGATAATGCAGAACAAGGATCTGAATCTATTAAAGAAGCTTCTTCACAGCCTGACCAG AATAAGAGTGTGGTCtctgatgtcacttactggacaAAACATCCATACAAGTCAATGTCTGACATTTAA